In Vicia villosa cultivar HV-30 ecotype Madison, WI linkage group LG7, Vvil1.0, whole genome shotgun sequence, the DNA window ATCTGCAGTTAAATCTGATAGGCTAAAATTCCATTGAATTTGATCCAGAGATCGAGAAATTCCGTTTCCGCCATCTTGTGCCAGCTGTAGTCCTACTGAACTTGCCACGTCGGAAGTAAATGCTGAATCGAGAACGGATGCGTCTGTGCCCATTCCTGATATTTCGGATGCGGTGAAGGGGAAATGACCACTCGATGCTACTGATGTTGGACTCACTGGCATTTCTGAGACGGACGACATTGTGCCGTTTTGTTGAATCATGGGAGCCATATCAGGCACACTATGGTCCATCACCATACTTcaataaaaaacaaatgaattaTGCTAAGTACTCCACATTCAATCGTAACGGTAAAATATTGTCTGAtgtatgaataaaataaaagatgataATCAGAATGAATTATGCTAAGTACTCACTCGTTCCCAGAATTCATACGAATAGGATGAAAATTGCTCGGTGCAGGGACTCCATTAACGACGTGACAACTTGATATACCCATGGAGTCTATATGAGGTTGACCTGCTGCTGGCATAGGATGCTGTTGTAGCACTGGATATCCCATAGGTAGATTGTTGACTGCACTGCAAATAAATGGTGTTAAAGAATAATGgagaagtttttaaaatattagattACAGATTAGTTCACTTTAATATAATCAAGAAGTTTCCGCAATTTTAATATCGGGTATTGTTGGATATCGCTTTGAATAGGGACATCAATTGTGCATGGTTTCATAAATGAATTGAAAGTAGTTAAAACATTTCACACATTCTGAGTGAAAATATAGATGTTCAGAAAGTGCAGTTAAGAGAAATCACTTCTTTACAAAATAGTGAAAGGTGGATGGAGTTCTCTTTTGGTAAGAATTTTAGCAGttaaaaaggaaaagagatttaatattttattcagaTTACTAAAAATGGTAAGAGTTCTCCTTTGGACCCTCTTTTTGAGGTCCATTGGGAAAACCAGAAAATATCAAGGGAGAGCTTGTTGGGATTGAGTTTTTTAAGTTAATCTACTAATCTACTGGCATACGCACATGTGCGATTATTTGAGAGAGCTTATGAAAAACAGCTTCCGACATGTTCTATAAACTCTCTAGGACAACTTACAAAAACAGCTTATACAACAATAACCAAGCCTCATCTCACCGAGTGGAattggctacatggatcaacttttaccataatgttctatccagaCCCATACTTttatccaaatcgttaatctcgagatctctcttaataacttctcttactgtttttctaggtcttcctctacctctagttgtttgactcCTCTCCATCTGATTTACTCTCCTTACCGCATAATCCACAGTTCTTCTCTCTACATGCTCTAACCACCTAATTCTACTTTCCACCATCTTTTTCTAATATAGCTGATACTCCAACATTCTCTCTAATATTGTCATATCTAATCTTGTCTAGTATTACCGCACATCCAACGCAACATCTTCATCTCTACTACAAGCTTACTTTATCTTCGTGTTGATTCTAAATTGCCCAACATTCTTTCTCATACAACATCACAAGTCTTACCATAGTCTGATAAAAAGTTCCCTTATACCTTAAGTGGTACTTTCCACTTAAGGTATAATCCACAGTTCTTCTCTCTACATGCTCTAACCACCTAATTCTACTTTCCACCATCTTTTTCTAATATAGCTGATACTCCAACATTCTCTCTAATATTGTCATATCTAATCTTGTCTAGTATTACCGCACATCCAACGCAACATCTTCATCTCTACTACAAGCTTACTTTATCTTCGTGTTGATTCTAAATTGCCCAACATTCTTTCTCATACAACATCACAAGTCTTACCATAGTCTGATAAAAAGTTCCCTTATACCTTAAGTGGTACCTCTGGCATTTTGGTACCCCTAAAACCCTCCTTCATTTTCGTCACCCATCTTAAATTGATTGTTTACATCCCCCTCTATTTCTTTGGCATTTTGTTTGTATTATTTACTCAAAATATAATTGTGTGACTTGTGAGATGATAAGATCTCCAAATAATCTGTCTTTCTACCCTGTGTCAAAACACTGGTCAATATCCCTTTCATACATATTTTGGATAGCTCTAATATATGCAATCTTAACCTCTTTCTTCTCTAGGTCTTTCCACAAAATCCCTCTAGACACTCTATCATACGTCTTCTCCAAATCAATAAAAATCAAGTGCAAGTCTTGTTGGTCCATCTGATAGTGCTCCATCACATCTCGTAGTAGATAAATCGTTTTCATGGTCGCCTTCCCAgacaaaaaaacaaattgattctCAGTGACCTCATAATTTGGTTTAAAGAGTTTGGTGAGTCACTCAATGCCTCTATCTCCAAGAATTTTCCACACTTCAATAGGTATGTTCCCAACCACCTTATTGTTACTCGTCCTTTTCAACACTTCTTTTACCTCTTGTTTCAGAATCCGACGGTGGTAACTATAGTTTCAATCCTCTTTTCTAATGTCGAGCCTGTTAAAGTCCAATGAGATATATCCTTCGTTAAATAAATTGTAGAAATACGTCTTCCACCTAACATTTATATCCTTTTCCAGAACCAAGACTTTACCTTCTTCATCTTTAACACACTTCACTAGACCCAAATCTCttgtctttctttctcttctcttagcAAGCCTATAAATAGATTTTTCTTCCTTGGTTTTAAAAAATTGGTATAATTCGTCAAAGGTTTGGTTCTAACTTCACTCACCGCCTTCTTAATCTCGTTCTTAACTTTCTTAAACATTTCCCATGTTTTGGCATTTTTACACCTAGACCATTCTTTAAAACATTCATTTTTTACTCTAACTTTACTCTGAACACTTTCATTCCACCACCACAATTCTTTACCCCTAGGTCCAAAACCTTTTGATTCTCTCAACGTCTCTTTAACTACTTTTCTAATCTTTTGGGCTATCTTATTCCATATATCATTTACACTTTCTTGTGGTTGTCAAAACCCTCCCTTCAAGATCATGTGTTGGAAACTTTCTTGCTTTCACCCTTCAAATGCCACCACTTAATTTGTGGTGGTCCCATGTGACTTCTTCTCTTTGCTTTCCTCTCCATTCTTACATCCATAACCAATACTCTATGTTGGATAGTCAAGCTCTCTTCTGGAATAACTTTACAGTCCAAGCAAAACTTCATATTTGACTtcctaataaaaaaaaaatctatctaTGAACATGTCACTTCACTCTTATATGTGATAAGATGCTCATCTCTTTTCTTAAACAAGGTATTAACTATGGTAAGATCAAAAGCCGACGAAAACTCCAAGATGGATTTACCCTCTGCATTTACCCACAGAAACCATGCCCCCCATGCACGCCCTTAAAACCTCTTGATATGCTCCCTGCATGTCCATTTAGATCCTCTCCTAGAAAAAACTTCTCTCCGCAGGGTATATCCTGAAGTAAGTCTTTTAAATCCTCCCATAAAATTTACCTTAAGGTGTTTTGTTAACCCAACCAAGGTGCGTAAGCACTAATAATAATAAAGGTGTCTTGTTCCACTACAAATTTCAAGGCTATGATTTGATCCCCTACTCTTTTCACATCCAAAATATCCTTCTTCCACTCTTTATCCACAATAATCCCCACCTCATTTCTCGATCTAACTTTTTCAGTTCCGAGTTGCCTAATTCTTGTCTTTTCACATGAAATTGATCTTCCTCCTGACCAAAGTATCTACTATTTCCTTAAATTCTCCCGTAAGCGTGCCTATATTCCATGATCCAAAATAAATCCTACTCTCATGAACTAACTTCTTTACTCACACCCCTGTTTATGATTACAACTTATATGAaaactaatttaaatttattttatcttttgttaaaTAAATAGCTTATACATATTTCTACTATCGGCATTTAGTCAAGTTGTGTTGAAGAGTCCCACATTGAAAAGAATATGGTCTCAATACATGTTTACAAGTGGGAGCAATTCTCACCTTACAAgttggttttgtagggatgagttagactCAACTCAACCCACACATTTAAGATTTTGTTTATCCAACCATGGCCTAAAATTATTGACCTCTTATTGATAGCAACTCAAAATATTTCAATGATACTATATGTTATCAAGTCTTCATAGTTTTAAAGAACTTCAATCTATACATTATACATGATGAGAGGGGTAAGAATTTACCAGGCATAGGATGGATTCCATTTTGTATTGGGGCCAATGGAACCTTTGGAGGCATGGGATACTTCATTAGATGACATTGATGTTCAAGCAAGTGATTGAATAAAAGTATCTGCTTTTTCAATTTTAGTCTAACATAATAGGCTCTGAAGAAATCAGCATTCTCTTCTTCCAACTTCTGCCACACTGAATTAATAAAAGCAACAATTACAAAGCAATGTGAAGGAAATTATAAAAATGCAAAGCCATTCATTGGTGTAATAAAAGAAATATGTTACAACAATCAAGTTATTTAAATAAGACACAACAAATCAGCCTGTTTGGATATTTAAGCTCACCTACTGGCATAAGTACTTGTAAAATTGTTTGAAACAGCTTACAGAACGAGTCACACGTCCATAAGCTGTTTAAAGCTGATTTTCATAGCTTATATATAAACAGTTAGACTTTTTAATTGATCTTTTATTATAGAAACAATGTGTCAATGTATACATACACACTTATATGATAAGCGTTTGACTTAACTATTTATCCAAACAGGACCTAAATGTATAAAGATTTTTCAGCGAATAACATATGCAATAGATAATTGATCTTTAATTGATATGCAATATATAAATGACATGACAGAGAAACCTAAAGATACCTACCAAGAGTTGTAAATCCGGGATCTATCTTTGCCCGAGTCAGCAGTGTTTTAACGACTTCATCTTTATTCATATATAATTGCAGGCAACGTTCTATCAAATTCTGGACCTACAAAAGTTTTTCGAATAAACAGAATAAGTTATCCAATCCACAAGACAAAGGAAGTAAACAAAAAAGTAGACAATTATAGAAAACTAGTCAAGTGTTTTAGTAAATGACTACGATATTCTTACAAGCTCAATATCCTGCCGCGAAACTTTTTTGCTATCATTGCTTGAAGCAGATGCGGACCCTGAGTCTGCAACGGGAGCATCAGTTGTGTGATTGTTAGGTGGCTCACTCTTGGGCTCGTGCGAAGCTTGAGCTGATGACTGTAATTCTTCCGTGCTCTACAAATCCATAGAAGTTGTATTTAGATTAATTACAATATTGCAAGCAGCGAAAAGTGTTACGAAACAGATCTAGATAATCAGAGTTCGCGTCACCATAAGAGCTGAAAGTAAGGAAACATTCTGTAATATCGAAAATGCAACAGAATCAATGATGTTTTCGTCTTTGGTGTTACAAGTTCAGCAAATTGatggaaaatatatatgttgattgAATTAAGTAGTTTCCATACAAGAAGTAGACCGTTAAAACTAGATATTGCTAGGAACAATATCATGCATTTATATTAGAATAAACCATCAATATAGTCCCTAAAGTAACAATATTTCCCCAATTTAGTCCCTAAAGTATATAAAATCGGTCAAATTAGTCTTTGCTATTAAGATATTCAAGACCAAATTGACAAATCTGCATATGGTTTACGGACAAAATTGCCGGATTTTGTATACTTTAGGGACTAGATTGATGATTTATTCATTTCTACTATCAGTATTGTCGGCAAATTGGGGCAATATACAGTAGAACAGGAATGTTGATCACTAGTCGTTGATATTTCAAACGATATATGTAAGAGGCGTGACAGGAAAACCTGCAAGTTCTTCATTTCAGCAGAAAGAAGGTTAACTGCATGTCTTTTGGGAATTTCGAGTAAACACTAACTTCCTCTGAATC includes these proteins:
- the LOC131616524 gene encoding uncharacterized protein LOC131616524 isoform X1 codes for the protein MKNLQSTEELQSSAQASHEPKSEPPNNHTTDAPVADSGSASASSNDSKKVSRQDIELVQNLIERCLQLYMNKDEVVKTLLTRAKIDPGFTTLVWQKLEEENADFFRAYYVRLKLKKQILLFNHLLEHQCHLMKYPMPPKVPLAPIQNGIHPMPVNNLPMGYPVLQQHPMPAAGQPHIDSMGISSCHVVNGVPAPSNFHPIRMNSGNDMVMDHSVPDMAPMIQQNGTMSSVSEMPVSPTSVASSGHFPFTASEISGMGTDASVLDSAFTSDVASSVGLQLAQDGGNGISRSLDQIQWNFSLSDLTADLPNLGGNFISRSYFRYIVKFARYLQLRLQIADLGALGNYPGSPFLPSDSDMLLESPDQQDIVDDFFVNSDPPCSQSDEEKS
- the LOC131616524 gene encoding uncharacterized protein LOC131616524 isoform X2, with translation MKNLQSTEELQSSAQASHEPKSEPPNNHTTDAPVADSGSASASSNDSKKVSRQDIELVQNLIERCLQLYMNKDEVVKTLLTRAKIDPGFTTLVWQKLEEENADFFRAYYVRLKLKKQILLFNHLLEHQCHLMKYPMPPKVPLAPIQNGIHPMPVNNLPMGYPVLQQHPMPAAGQPHIDSMGISSCHVVNGVPAPSNFHPIRMNSGNDMVMDHSVPDMAPMIQQNGTMSSVSEMPVSPTSVASSGHFPFTASEISGMGTDASVLDSAFTSDVASSVGLQLAQDGGNGISRSLDQIQWNFSLSDLTADLPNLGDLGALGNYPGSPFLPSDSDMLLESPDQQDIVDDFFVNSDPPCSQSDEEKS